The Methanoculleus marisnigri JR1 genome window below encodes:
- a CDS encoding M20/M25/M40 family metallo-hydrolase, translating into MNSLTEIIGVLTDYQRVPGFDDGPAADYIAGRLEEDGYDVQQEVFAVETDAGPATTQNVIGIKKGSGPGIVVVCAHYDVYGPDCPGADDNAAGVAVMLEVARALRTESLDRSVYFIAFSGEEVGLQGSADWLDRHADLAGDIIAAVNLDCVARGDELHVDTLPQYSWILDTVPESPAINHLIGSSLGGDHWRFWEHHIPAALITDNSGYTLRHTPDDTPETLNLSLAASCTEAVTGMVRTLAAADDTTPPAVEGSVEEDGTIRYAVSEPAVTHLIVDGTDFGALTSGQVTLPPGQHSVRVIAYDAAGNRGVLDLEADVPGTGRDTPGSDHQPGGISIPWKRTEEDREKYGMQHYGTPFVSLSYDGPREEDPETRVDGYVDGIWITGLEGGHTIIHASGLHRYEVAAVAGGDVVGYDETTYLVRRLYDDPMRYYIQNSAVREAQAPEDPLPLVPVACTVAASLLAVGYLISRRR; encoded by the coding sequence ATGAATTCATTAACCGAGATCATCGGGGTGCTCACCGACTACCAGCGGGTCCCCGGCTTCGACGACGGACCGGCTGCCGACTACATCGCCGGGAGACTGGAGGAGGACGGATATGACGTACAGCAGGAGGTCTTTGCCGTCGAGACGGATGCGGGACCGGCCACGACCCAGAACGTCATCGGTATCAAGAAGGGCTCCGGGCCGGGGATCGTCGTCGTCTGCGCCCACTACGATGTCTACGGTCCCGACTGCCCCGGAGCGGACGACAACGCCGCCGGGGTCGCCGTGATGCTTGAGGTCGCACGGGCGCTCCGGACGGAATCCCTGGACCGATCGGTCTACTTCATCGCCTTCTCCGGCGAGGAGGTCGGGCTGCAGGGGAGCGCCGACTGGCTGGACCGCCACGCGGACCTTGCCGGGGATATCATCGCGGCCGTCAACCTCGACTGCGTTGCACGCGGCGACGAACTCCATGTCGATACACTCCCCCAGTACAGCTGGATACTGGACACCGTCCCCGAATCCCCGGCGATCAACCATCTGATTGGATCGAGTCTCGGGGGCGACCACTGGCGCTTCTGGGAGCACCATATCCCCGCCGCCCTGATAACCGACAACAGCGGCTACACCCTGCGGCATACCCCGGACGATACCCCCGAGACCCTGAACCTCTCCCTGGCGGCGTCCTGCACCGAAGCGGTGACCGGCATGGTCCGGACCCTTGCCGCCGCAGACGACACGACGCCCCCGGCGGTGGAAGGGTCGGTCGAGGAGGACGGGACGATCCGGTACGCCGTCTCCGAACCCGCGGTGACGCACCTCATCGTCGACGGGACCGACTTTGGCGCCCTCACATCAGGGCAGGTCACCCTCCCGCCGGGCCAGCATAGCGTCCGGGTCATTGCCTACGATGCGGCCGGGAACCGGGGCGTCCTGGACCTGGAGGCCGACGTGCCTGGTACCGGCCGCGACACCCCCGGGTCCGACCATCAGCCGGGGGGTATCAGCATCCCCTGGAAGCGGACGGAAGAAGACCGCGAGAAGTATGGAATGCAGCATTATGGCACCCCGTTTGTCTCCCTCTCCTACGACGGCCCGCGAGAGGAAGACCCAGAGACCCGAGTCGACGGCTACGTCGACGGTATCTGGATCACCGGGCTTGAGGGGGGGCATACCATTATCCATGCCTCGGGGCTCCACCGCTACGAGGTGGCGGCGGTCGCTGGCGGGGATGTCGTAGGGTATGACGAGACGACGTATCTCGTCAGACGATTGTATGACGACCCTATGCGTTACTACATCCAGAACAGCGCTGTGCGGGAGGCACAAGCCCCTGAGGACCCGCTCCCCCTGGTCCCGGTCGCGTGCACGGTCGCCGCCTCGCTCCTCGCTGTCGGGTACCTCATCTCGCGGAGGCGGTAG
- a CDS encoding ABC transporter permease subunit translates to MAAERVFTVAGKEFTDHLTSRKFLVILALLLMFALLGMHQGIDQYNKNLESYNQQLQEAGDSAGPGMMPERPSILSVFGYLVSSLVPFGGMLAIATGFDLISKEKESRSLKTLLAHPVYRDEVINGKALGGVAALGVALVTAFALTLAVLLVCSIVPTAGEVAAIGVIGFASLLYLLAFFALALALSVVTKESGHAVIYGLALFFAIAFLLPVFGTALGDVVAGDPPQRPEMPVTVDGRPVDEAVWMAYEEECRQHTGEMEEYRGRRQVVTDTVNLFSPIVSYHAVVWPVADPSGMPLEDAEDQIWRGVAALIVFPSVFFAAAYGKFMRMDIR, encoded by the coding sequence ATGGCAGCAGAACGAGTCTTCACCGTGGCCGGGAAGGAGTTCACCGACCACCTCACCAGCCGGAAATTCCTGGTGATCCTTGCGTTGCTCCTGATGTTTGCCCTGCTCGGCATGCACCAGGGGATCGACCAGTACAACAAGAACCTCGAGTCGTATAACCAGCAGTTACAGGAAGCAGGAGATTCCGCAGGACCCGGCATGATGCCTGAGCGGCCGTCGATCCTCTCCGTCTTCGGGTATCTGGTCAGCTCCCTGGTGCCGTTCGGAGGAATGCTCGCGATCGCGACCGGGTTTGACCTGATATCAAAGGAGAAGGAGTCCCGGTCGCTCAAAACCCTCCTCGCACACCCGGTCTACCGGGACGAGGTCATCAACGGCAAGGCGCTCGGCGGGGTTGCGGCTCTCGGGGTTGCCCTCGTCACCGCGTTCGCTCTCACTCTTGCCGTGCTCCTCGTCTGCTCGATCGTGCCGACGGCGGGCGAGGTTGCCGCTATCGGGGTCATTGGGTTCGCCTCGCTCCTCTACCTGCTGGCGTTCTTCGCCCTCGCTCTCGCCCTCTCGGTCGTCACAAAGGAGAGCGGGCATGCGGTGATCTACGGCCTGGCACTCTTCTTCGCTATCGCCTTCCTGCTGCCGGTCTTCGGGACGGCTCTTGGGGATGTGGTCGCGGGCGACCCGCCGCAGAGACCAGAGATGCCGGTGACCGTGGACGGGCGTCCGGTTGATGAAGCGGTATGGATGGCATACGAGGAGGAGTGCAGGCAGCATACCGGGGAGATGGAAGAATACCGGGGCAGACGACAGGTGGTCACTGATACGGTCAACCTCTTCTCCCCAATAGTGAGTTATCATGCGGTGGTCTGGCCGGTCGCCGATCCTTCGGGTATGCCACTGGAAGATGCCGAAGACCAGATCTGGCGGGGTGTTGCGGCGTTGATCGTCTTCCCGTCGGTCTTCTTCGCCGCCGCGTACGGGAAGTTCATGCGGATGGATATCCGGTGA